In the genome of Acidiferrobacteraceae bacterium, one region contains:
- a CDS encoding DUF2892 domain-containing protein, translating to MTRLIPNACALDRIVRTFLAIALIYLGFVEPEIVGNRLVAWLLGGIGILNVMVVFIGWCPVYALTGVRTRGNGTGKGA from the coding sequence ATGACCAGACTGATACCAAATGCCTGCGCGCTTGATCGCATTGTTCGCACTTTTCTCGCCATTGCATTGATCTACCTCGGGTTTGTTGAGCCCGAGATCGTTGGCAATCGCCTGGTTGCCTGGCTTCTTGGCGGAATCGGGATTCTGAATGTGATGGTGGTCTTTATCGGGTGGTGTCCGGTGTATGCCCTGACCGGGGTACGCACGCGGGGCAACGGGACGGGCAAGGGCGCGTGA
- a CDS encoding EAL domain-containing protein, protein MNPRLRLLIVLVLAGTGMLAFFGYVSWQTAAIHAKKERLANLDLVAQEYFQHELLPAQAMHRFLAANNFYTVVDAAGKLVRTDFNVPGHPDAAQHLLARIETEPDHFAGIVYQGHEYLWTSRPLPDGKGTVYFINRSREATVRSYVKAMGPPILAAAFFVVWLIFWGGAYLVRLYGELDSQRDKLEYQALNDALTQLPNRVLFQDRFGQTLEKSQRDGQTFALAVLDLNRFKEINDLLGHEVGDQVLKEISRRLDSVLRKSDTVARMGGDEFAILMPNTNMVHAEMVAERVLGCFQKPVEIGDQRLEVGGSLGLALYPLHGKDATTLTRAADLAMYECKQLKTRFVVYDPRRHDGQNNLVLLRKMVRAIEEERFDIYYQPQICVDNDAVTGVEALLRWRDEDGSFVSPGEFLPLAEQTGHIREITRWVFNCVFRDYAILADRGYPLRIAVNLSLADIMDDGFASFLSQSMARHNADPRKILLEVAESALAANPRKIGERLGRLARDLKVKISIDDFGTGYSSMTNLQEIMFAEVKIDHSFVRSMRRHEPNYQIVKGVIHLAHDLGLCAVAEGVEEADILEELKELRCDTAQGSYFTEPMPREALLDWLDRRNARSDTSPTTRAQA, encoded by the coding sequence GTGAATCCCAGGCTGCGCCTTTTGATTGTGCTCGTCCTGGCGGGCACAGGGATGCTGGCCTTTTTCGGCTATGTGTCGTGGCAGACTGCTGCCATTCACGCAAAGAAAGAGCGACTGGCAAACCTGGATCTCGTTGCCCAGGAGTATTTCCAGCACGAGCTTTTGCCTGCCCAGGCCATGCACCGATTCCTTGCCGCAAATAATTTCTACACTGTGGTAGACGCCGCGGGCAAGCTGGTCCGAACCGATTTCAACGTCCCTGGTCATCCAGATGCCGCGCAACACCTCCTCGCTCGCATCGAGACGGAGCCTGACCATTTTGCGGGCATCGTCTACCAGGGCCACGAGTATCTCTGGACCAGCCGGCCATTGCCGGACGGCAAGGGCACGGTCTATTTCATTAACCGTTCCCGCGAAGCAACGGTGCGAAGCTACGTCAAGGCCATGGGTCCACCCATCCTCGCCGCCGCATTTTTCGTCGTCTGGTTGATCTTCTGGGGAGGAGCCTATCTGGTCCGCTTGTACGGCGAACTGGATTCGCAACGGGACAAGCTGGAGTATCAGGCGCTGAACGATGCCCTGACGCAACTGCCCAACCGGGTCCTGTTCCAGGACCGCTTCGGCCAGACCCTCGAAAAATCCCAGCGCGATGGGCAAACTTTCGCCCTGGCCGTTCTCGATCTGAACCGCTTCAAGGAAATCAATGATCTGCTCGGCCACGAAGTCGGCGACCAGGTGTTGAAGGAGATCAGTCGACGACTGGATTCGGTATTGCGGAAGTCGGATACCGTTGCGCGCATGGGTGGCGATGAGTTTGCCATTCTCATGCCCAATACCAACATGGTCCACGCCGAGATGGTCGCGGAGCGCGTGCTTGGGTGTTTCCAAAAGCCGGTGGAAATCGGCGACCAACGCCTTGAGGTCGGTGGCAGTCTCGGTCTGGCCCTGTATCCCTTGCACGGAAAAGATGCCACCACATTGACGCGCGCCGCCGACCTGGCGATGTACGAATGCAAGCAGCTGAAAACCCGGTTCGTGGTCTATGATCCCCGTCGGCACGACGGGCAGAATAACCTCGTCCTGTTGCGCAAGATGGTTCGCGCAATCGAAGAAGAACGTTTCGATATCTATTACCAGCCGCAGATCTGCGTCGACAATGATGCCGTCACCGGGGTGGAGGCACTGCTCCGTTGGCGCGATGAGGACGGGAGTTTTGTAAGCCCGGGGGAATTCCTGCCGCTCGCGGAACAGACCGGGCACATCCGGGAGATTACCCGCTGGGTGTTCAACTGTGTCTTCAGGGACTATGCGATCCTGGCAGACCGGGGCTACCCGTTGCGAATCGCTGTGAACCTGTCCCTGGCCGACATTATGGACGATGGCTTCGCCAGCTTTCTGTCGCAGTCCATGGCCCGGCACAACGCCGATCCGCGGAAAATCCTCCTGGAGGTCGCGGAATCGGCTCTGGCGGCGAATCCCCGGAAGATCGGCGAGCGTCTCGGCCGCCTCGCCCGGGACCTGAAGGTGAAGATTTCCATCGACGATTTCGGAACCGGTTATTCTTCCATGACCAATCTGCAGGAGATCATGTTCGCCGAAGTGAAGATTGATCACAGTTTTGTCCGCTCCATGCGGCGGCACGAACCGAACTATCAGATCGTCAAGGGTGTGATTCATCTCGCCCACGACCTGGGTTTGTGCGCGGTAGCCGAAGGCGTGGAAGAGGCCGATATCCTGGAGGAACTCAAGGAGCTGCGCTGCGATACGGCCCAGGGCAGCTACTTCACCGAGCCAATGCCGCGCGAAGCACTCCTGGACTGGCTCGATCGGCGGAACGCCCGTTCCGACACATCGCCGACTACTCGCGCCCAGGCATAG
- a CDS encoding dicarboxylate/amino acid:cation symporter — protein sequence MALRADQASRAFIKLSLQLQGLIHGRLWLQVIVGMVAGIGVGTLIGPTVGLVNAKTASIIGNWLALPGQLFLLIVQMIVMPLVFASVIRGLAAGGKGAQLRRMGGRIAAYFVATSATAITIGLAVTLLIQPGRTLDSALVKKAIGSGSGMVVTQLKNNNATLPSFGELPQKLLTVLPANPLTSMVEGQMLQVILFAIIVGAALVSMVPAQAKPLLDLLGSLQEVCMTIVKVAMRLAPFAVFGLLAQLTTKIGLSMLLGMGVYVGTVLIGLALLVCVYLTILWVATRTNPVRFLRATREVLLLAFSTSSSAAVMPLTLKTVEEKLNVKPAVSQFVIPLGTTINMDGTALYQGVAAIFLAQVFGVQLGVGAMLLIIITAVGASIGSPGTPGVGVVVLSLVLGSVGIPVAGIALIMGVDRLLDMSRTAVNVMGDMVASTVMARWTGESMESIGIAPQAVVKT from the coding sequence ATGGCTCTACGCGCTGACCAGGCCTCCCGCGCCTTTATCAAACTGAGTCTGCAACTGCAGGGCCTGATTCATGGTCGGTTGTGGTTGCAGGTAATCGTGGGCATGGTCGCGGGGATCGGGGTCGGAACCCTGATCGGGCCCACGGTAGGTCTCGTCAACGCGAAGACGGCCTCGATTATCGGCAACTGGCTGGCCCTGCCGGGGCAACTGTTCCTGCTCATCGTGCAGATGATTGTCATGCCCCTTGTGTTCGCATCAGTCATTCGCGGCCTGGCCGCCGGCGGCAAGGGTGCCCAGTTGCGACGCATGGGTGGCCGAATCGCGGCCTACTTCGTGGCCACCAGCGCCACGGCCATCACCATCGGCCTGGCGGTGACCTTGTTGATCCAGCCGGGTCGCACCCTGGACAGCGCCCTGGTGAAAAAAGCCATCGGCAGCGGCAGCGGCATGGTGGTCACCCAGCTCAAGAACAACAACGCGACCCTGCCCAGTTTCGGTGAACTGCCGCAGAAGTTGTTGACGGTGCTGCCGGCCAATCCACTGACCTCCATGGTCGAGGGACAGATGCTGCAGGTAATCCTGTTCGCCATCATCGTCGGGGCGGCGCTGGTCAGCATGGTACCGGCCCAGGCCAAACCGTTGCTGGATCTGCTGGGTTCGCTGCAGGAGGTGTGCATGACCATCGTGAAGGTGGCCATGCGGCTTGCACCGTTCGCGGTGTTCGGCTTGCTCGCCCAGCTCACGACCAAGATCGGACTTAGCATGCTGCTGGGAATGGGCGTGTACGTGGGGACGGTACTGATTGGGCTCGCGCTGCTGGTATGCGTATACCTTACTATATTGTGGGTCGCGACCCGGACGAACCCCGTTCGTTTCCTGCGGGCCACGCGAGAAGTACTGCTGCTGGCCTTCTCCACCTCCAGTTCGGCGGCGGTCATGCCATTGACGCTCAAGACCGTGGAGGAAAAACTGAACGTCAAACCTGCCGTTTCCCAGTTCGTGATCCCCCTGGGCACGACCATCAACATGGACGGCACCGCACTGTACCAGGGCGTGGCGGCGATCTTTCTCGCCCAGGTTTTCGGAGTTCAGCTCGGTGTCGGCGCCATGTTGCTCATCATCATAACCGCCGTCGGCGCCTCCATCGGTTCCCCGGGCACGCCAGGCGTCGGGGTCGTCGTTCTTTCGCTGGTGCTCGGCAGCGTCGGGATTCCGGTGGCCGGTATCGCGCTGATCATGGGCGTGGATAGACTGCTGGATATGAGTCGCACCGCGGTCAATGTCATGGGTGACATGGTGGCCTCCACGGTGATGGCGCGCTGGACCGGCGAATCTATGGAGTCAATCGGCATTGCACCGCAAGCGGTGGTGAAAACCTAG
- the hspQ gene encoding heat shock protein HspQ: MSQVIPIHRAKFSVGQLIHHRLFGYRGVIFDVDSNFQLSDEWYEAVARSRPPKDQPWYHVLVDGTDNTTYVAERNLEADSDGGPVQHPLVNAYFTRFESGRYQCERQ; encoded by the coding sequence ATGAGCCAGGTTATCCCCATTCATCGCGCAAAATTTTCAGTTGGTCAACTGATTCATCACCGGTTGTTCGGCTATCGCGGCGTCATCTTCGACGTGGATTCGAATTTTCAGTTGAGTGACGAGTGGTATGAAGCCGTTGCCCGCTCCCGGCCGCCGAAGGACCAGCCGTGGTACCATGTTCTGGTGGATGGCACGGACAATACGACCTACGTGGCGGAACGAAACCTGGAAGCGGATTCCGACGGCGGGCCCGTACAGCATCCGCTGGTGAACGCATACTTCACCCGTTTCGAGAGCGGTCGCTACCAATGTGAACGTCAGTAG